In Tautonia rosea, a single window of DNA contains:
- a CDS encoding DUF3987 domain-containing protein — MSCPITPPAAWIIGRLVAGLEVNGELDALGGPLRGIADHLAGLAVDTRQPALDAFLAARDDRDEVLRSILAVDLNGPMPEAEQEQEQPDEGTDWGPIRFGTLPSVEPFPLHVLPDPARDLAEAAAESIGCPVDFPAVACLAVASGIIGQSARLRIKAGYFASASVYAALVGGPSIGKSPALRAATSPLWAIAHELHQEWQRELEAWEADDPKERGPKPRLRRLASSDCTTEALGPILADNPRGMTVLPDEMTKWVLSMDQYKGGKGGDRPFYLSAWAGEPVQVDRQKHMDGPIVVPHPFLTVIGGMTPDMLSTLPEGKGRDDGFLARLLFAFPDPVPRRRYSERGIPEDVATDWANLIRSLWAREMRSVNGRDQAHVVGMTPEARKAWVALMNAHLAEHEADDFDDALEGCWGKLEAYAGRLALILHLTDLSSDPTRPAPADPPDLPEAVIDAAADLLVYFKSHARRTYAAMGGKAEQGGSDVRAIVRWVLRNDLARFSTRDIDRNIPRFHDNDAALADALDWLVRHNIIRPCSLPEGEQHRRGRKPGPAFDVNPAIHASPRFRHLRRC, encoded by the coding sequence ATGAGCTGCCCCATCACGCCCCCGGCCGCCTGGATCATCGGCCGCCTCGTCGCTGGCCTGGAAGTGAACGGGGAGCTTGACGCCCTGGGTGGCCCCCTGCGAGGGATCGCCGATCATCTGGCAGGATTGGCCGTCGATACCCGTCAACCGGCCCTGGATGCCTTTCTGGCCGCCCGAGACGATCGGGATGAAGTGCTACGGTCGATCCTGGCCGTCGATCTGAACGGGCCGATGCCCGAGGCGGAGCAGGAGCAGGAGCAGCCCGACGAGGGAACCGACTGGGGGCCGATCCGGTTCGGAACGCTCCCGAGTGTCGAGCCGTTTCCCTTGCACGTCCTGCCCGATCCGGCCCGCGACCTGGCCGAAGCCGCTGCGGAGTCGATCGGATGCCCGGTGGATTTCCCCGCCGTCGCGTGCCTGGCCGTTGCCTCGGGGATCATCGGCCAATCGGCCCGACTGCGGATCAAGGCGGGATACTTCGCATCGGCATCGGTCTATGCGGCCCTCGTGGGGGGGCCGTCGATCGGCAAGTCGCCTGCCCTTCGGGCCGCAACGTCGCCCCTTTGGGCAATCGCCCACGAGCTTCATCAGGAGTGGCAACGCGAGCTTGAAGCCTGGGAGGCGGATGACCCGAAAGAACGAGGCCCGAAGCCCCGGTTACGTCGTCTCGCTTCCAGTGATTGCACGACCGAAGCCCTCGGGCCGATCCTGGCCGACAACCCACGCGGGATGACCGTCCTGCCCGACGAGATGACGAAGTGGGTGTTGTCGATGGATCAATACAAGGGTGGCAAGGGTGGCGATCGTCCGTTCTACCTGTCGGCATGGGCCGGGGAACCGGTTCAAGTCGATCGGCAGAAACACATGGATGGGCCGATCGTCGTTCCTCATCCGTTCCTGACCGTCATCGGTGGGATGACGCCCGACATGCTTTCGACCCTGCCCGAAGGGAAGGGCCGCGATGACGGGTTCTTGGCCCGGCTCTTGTTCGCCTTCCCCGATCCGGTGCCCAGACGCCGCTATTCCGAACGAGGCATTCCCGAGGATGTTGCGACCGACTGGGCAAACCTCATCCGAAGTCTCTGGGCTCGTGAGATGCGATCCGTCAACGGCCGCGATCAAGCCCACGTTGTCGGCATGACGCCCGAGGCCCGCAAGGCATGGGTGGCCCTGATGAATGCCCACCTGGCCGAACACGAGGCCGACGACTTCGATGATGCCCTGGAAGGGTGCTGGGGGAAGCTGGAAGCCTACGCCGGTCGCCTGGCCCTCATCCTTCACCTGACGGACCTGTCGAGCGATCCGACGAGGCCCGCCCCGGCCGATCCGCCCGACCTGCCCGAGGCCGTCATCGACGCCGCCGCCGATCTACTCGTCTACTTCAAGAGCCACGCCCGCCGAACCTACGCCGCGATGGGTGGCAAGGCGGAGCAAGGCGGATCGGATGTCCGGGCGATCGTCCGGTGGGTGCTGCGGAACGATCTGGCCCGATTCTCAACACGAGACATCGACCGGAACATCCCCCGGTTCCACGACAATGACGCCGCCCTGGCCGATGCCCTGGATTGGCTCGTTCGGCACAACATCATCCGGCCCTGCTCCCTGCCCGAGGGGGAGCAGCATCGACGAGGCCGCAAGCCCGGCCCCGCCTTCGACGTGAACCCCGCGATCCATGCTTCCCCACGGTTCCGACACCTTCGACGCTGCTAA
- a CDS encoding tetratricopeptide repeat protein, protein MIGFHCVHALVLLLMGYSLPPAIQAGEESSGVVQGGGQSHPLIDQPELFIPKTPRTSEDIEQFDTLRLYAAGRAMEARREWTAAVELLERARELEPESVAILRRLSRLYFGLGGEDRIQKGLETGLAAIEAEPEDPETIRRLVRHYRTSNNDEAAEQLLRSVLDNPELSDFSQARLVVLHELGRLYADAQRFDQAVEPFAELVQLLDTRDATRLTPAQVQDVFGEVEADAYRRFGESFFNAGRFDLAIVALRRSLVYDPDSQQTPLYLAQALLRDNRPEEALKLLEPIVKDRPPGRVTFDVLVQVLTVLNRTDEIIPRLEQASEGDPSNFLLRYALAERYEAEGRRDDARRLYRTLISDQPDPQGLATLAQTLREQGKLEELIRLFETARNQRGGRMAIETQLRFIGTDPELAGEILEAGIALLQENPPRLGPESIEILSEIASRSDRLEERVVLDRLSLDQDPSPQNHLELADSLVAAGEPGEAVDTFQQLLQRYPELQNEPQLLARMAELQFDAGRIEQALESGRKILERQPNDLPMIQLVGYALQRLKRFEEALALYKDIPDRFAGNPEAIRLSKIWTANALASADRFEEGEQILLELLEEQPDDPWLNNDLGYLWAERGINLDRAEELIRKAVDADPSNSAYLDSLGWVLYKQGRPEDAITHLEEAVRLRPSAVNLDHLGDVYFVLDRRNDARDAWKRAETLAEDADPPDPTLESIREKLQALGDDEPPPRSDGNADAINP, encoded by the coding sequence ATGATCGGTTTCCACTGCGTCCATGCGCTGGTACTTCTTCTGATGGGTTACTCTTTGCCTCCTGCAATCCAGGCGGGTGAAGAGTCGTCTGGTGTGGTTCAAGGTGGCGGGCAATCGCATCCACTGATTGATCAACCAGAGCTCTTTATTCCGAAAACCCCTCGGACTTCCGAAGATATCGAACAGTTCGACACCCTGCGGCTCTACGCTGCCGGCCGAGCGATGGAAGCTCGTCGCGAGTGGACGGCTGCGGTCGAGCTGTTAGAGCGGGCCAGGGAACTGGAACCCGAATCCGTCGCGATTCTCAGGCGCCTGAGCCGTCTCTACTTTGGACTCGGTGGCGAAGATCGCATTCAAAAAGGGTTGGAGACCGGGCTCGCCGCAATTGAAGCCGAGCCGGAAGATCCCGAAACCATTCGTCGGCTCGTTCGCCATTACCGGACCTCGAACAATGACGAAGCGGCCGAGCAGCTCCTCCGATCGGTGCTCGATAACCCTGAGCTTTCGGACTTTTCCCAGGCTCGCCTCGTCGTCTTGCACGAGCTCGGGCGTCTCTATGCCGATGCCCAGCGATTCGATCAGGCCGTCGAGCCTTTCGCCGAGCTCGTCCAGTTGCTCGACACCCGAGACGCCACCCGATTGACCCCCGCCCAGGTTCAGGACGTCTTTGGCGAGGTCGAGGCCGATGCTTATCGCCGATTCGGAGAAAGCTTCTTCAACGCCGGCCGCTTCGACCTGGCCATTGTGGCGCTCCGTCGCAGTCTCGTGTACGATCCCGACAGTCAACAAACCCCTTTGTACCTGGCTCAAGCATTGCTTCGCGACAATCGGCCCGAGGAAGCACTCAAGCTGCTCGAACCGATTGTCAAGGATCGTCCTCCAGGTCGAGTCACGTTCGATGTACTTGTTCAGGTGCTCACTGTTCTGAATCGTACCGACGAAATTATCCCGAGGCTTGAGCAGGCATCCGAGGGCGATCCCTCGAATTTTCTCCTTCGCTATGCTTTGGCCGAACGCTACGAGGCCGAAGGCCGCCGCGACGATGCTCGGCGCCTCTACCGAACCTTGATCAGCGATCAGCCCGACCCACAGGGTCTGGCCACCCTTGCGCAGACGCTTCGAGAACAAGGAAAGCTCGAGGAGTTGATTCGCCTTTTCGAAACCGCCCGAAACCAGCGAGGTGGCCGAATGGCGATCGAAACTCAACTTCGGTTCATCGGGACCGATCCGGAACTGGCTGGTGAAATTCTCGAAGCCGGAATTGCGCTGTTACAAGAAAATCCCCCCAGGCTCGGTCCAGAAAGCATCGAGATCCTTTCGGAAATCGCTTCCCGATCCGACCGTCTTGAGGAGCGCGTCGTACTGGACCGGTTGAGTCTTGACCAGGATCCGTCTCCCCAAAATCATCTCGAACTCGCGGATTCGCTGGTGGCCGCTGGAGAACCTGGCGAAGCCGTCGATACCTTCCAGCAACTTCTCCAGCGCTACCCCGAACTGCAGAACGAGCCCCAGCTCCTCGCCCGGATGGCGGAATTGCAATTCGACGCGGGTCGGATTGAGCAGGCGCTGGAAAGCGGCCGGAAGATCCTGGAACGCCAGCCGAACGACCTGCCGATGATCCAGCTTGTGGGATATGCCTTGCAACGGCTGAAACGGTTCGAGGAAGCCCTGGCTCTGTACAAGGACATCCCTGATCGCTTCGCCGGCAATCCTGAGGCGATTCGCCTCTCCAAAATCTGGACGGCCAACGCTCTCGCCTCCGCTGATCGATTCGAGGAGGGTGAGCAGATTCTCCTGGAATTACTTGAGGAACAGCCGGATGATCCCTGGTTGAATAACGATCTGGGCTATCTCTGGGCGGAACGCGGCATCAACCTGGACCGCGCCGAGGAGTTGATTCGCAAGGCGGTTGATGCCGACCCGTCAAACAGCGCTTATCTCGATAGCCTCGGGTGGGTTCTCTACAAACAGGGTCGTCCCGAAGACGCGATCACTCACCTCGAAGAGGCAGTTCGCCTGAGACCTTCGGCCGTGAATCTCGACCACCTAGGCGATGTGTATTTTGTGCTTGATCGTCGCAACGATGCCCGAGATGCCTGGAAACGAGCCGAGACACTGGCAGAAGATGCCGACCCTCCCGACCCCACTCTGGAATCGATCCGGGAAAAGCTTCAGGCCCTCGGCGACGATGAGCCTCCTCCACGTTCGGATGGCAACGCCGACGCGATCAACCCCTGA
- a CDS encoding LL-diaminopimelate aminotransferase, producing MPETFVKSERLRQLPPYLFAEIDKKKKAAIAAGRDVINLGVGDPDKPTPEPIVKSLQQHVENPSFHQYALDQGSPELRRSIASFFSRRYGVALDPETEILPTIGSKEALAHFPLAVINPGDVGLVPDPRYPVYRSAVQFAGGEPYIMPLEPGLGFRPDLDAVPADVWKRARLMFLNYPNNPTAGSADLPFFEKVVALAREHNFVVAQDAAYSEVYFDEPPPSILQVPGAKEVAVEFHSLSKTFNMTGWRVGFAVGGAPLVAALGQVKANSDSGIFTAVQMAAVTALDQYEAITPPIRALYKERRDVLVSGLKRLGWEVPTPAATFYVWIPCPSGYDSTSTCSKLLDEANLVTTPGLGFGDAGNGFFRMALTVDSPRLEEAVARISNLTF from the coding sequence ATGCCTGAAACCTTCGTCAAGTCCGAACGGCTTCGCCAGCTCCCTCCCTACCTCTTCGCCGAGATCGACAAGAAGAAGAAGGCCGCCATCGCTGCCGGTCGCGATGTGATTAATCTCGGCGTCGGCGACCCGGACAAGCCGACTCCCGAACCGATCGTGAAGAGCCTCCAGCAGCACGTCGAGAATCCGAGCTTCCACCAGTACGCGCTCGATCAAGGGTCTCCCGAACTGCGCCGGTCGATCGCCTCGTTCTTCTCACGGCGCTATGGTGTCGCACTCGATCCCGAAACCGAGATTCTCCCGACGATCGGCTCGAAGGAAGCCCTCGCCCACTTCCCGCTCGCGGTGATCAACCCGGGTGATGTGGGGCTGGTTCCTGACCCTCGATACCCCGTGTACCGTTCCGCCGTCCAGTTCGCGGGCGGTGAGCCGTACATCATGCCGCTGGAGCCCGGCCTTGGCTTCCGTCCCGATCTTGACGCTGTTCCGGCCGACGTCTGGAAGCGGGCCAGGTTGATGTTCCTCAACTACCCGAACAACCCGACCGCCGGATCGGCCGATCTCCCCTTCTTCGAGAAGGTGGTCGCCCTGGCCCGTGAGCACAATTTCGTCGTCGCCCAGGACGCCGCCTACTCCGAGGTCTACTTCGACGAACCTCCCCCGAGCATCCTTCAGGTTCCCGGTGCGAAAGAAGTGGCCGTCGAGTTCCACAGCCTCTCGAAAACCTTCAACATGACCGGCTGGCGGGTTGGATTCGCCGTCGGCGGTGCTCCGCTCGTCGCAGCACTCGGGCAGGTGAAGGCCAATAGCGACTCGGGCATCTTCACTGCCGTGCAGATGGCCGCTGTCACGGCACTCGACCAGTACGAAGCGATAACCCCGCCGATCCGGGCTCTCTACAAGGAACGGCGTGATGTGCTCGTGTCCGGGCTGAAACGCCTCGGCTGGGAAGTGCCCACACCGGCCGCGACCTTCTACGTCTGGATCCCCTGCCCTTCCGGCTACGACTCGACGAGCACTTGCTCCAAGTTGCTCGACGAAGCCAATCTCGTGACCACTCCGGGCCTGGGCTTTGGCGATGCTGGTAACGGATTCTTCCGGATGGCGTTGACCGTCGATTCGCCCCGCCTCGAAGAAGCGGTCGCTCGCATCAGCAATCTCACCTTCTGA
- a CDS encoding tyrosine-type recombinase/integrase yields MASIFKPSGRKKYVILYFDENGRRRKVIGATDKTVTERIARDLENRVLLRKEGVIDARDEARRDHEARPLVDHLADFRAHLTAKGNTSKHADLTWPRAARLLALSMGAKLADIEAPNAARKARALADERLARHLESARLSDISADRVQAALAVLRTEGRSTETINAHLRAAKGFSRWLWKVARRIRDDALAPLSLMSAESDRRHERRALSEAEAVALIQAAERGGLVGGMTGRDRAMLYRVALGTGFRAGELRSLTPEGFRLDSDPPVIVCEAAYAKNRRKAEQPITNALAAILRPWIASRPPGRPVFDTMPKLKTAAMLRADLAEAGIDYRDASGRVADFHSLRATYITAIVRGGASVKTAQTLARHASPVLTIGRYAHVAIHDQTAALDALPDLTTPPRTEAAQATGTDGRPVETATQNATHEEVSVHNSHTLQLVASSCERIANPLFPGSNPGGASL; encoded by the coding sequence GTGGCCAGCATCTTCAAGCCGAGCGGCCGGAAGAAATACGTCATCCTGTATTTCGACGAGAACGGCCGCCGCCGCAAGGTGATCGGAGCGACGGACAAGACGGTGACGGAACGGATTGCTCGGGATCTGGAGAACCGCGTTCTGCTTCGCAAGGAAGGGGTGATCGACGCCCGCGACGAGGCCCGCCGCGATCACGAGGCCCGGCCCCTCGTCGATCACCTGGCCGACTTCCGCGCCCACCTGACCGCCAAGGGAAACACGAGCAAGCATGCCGATCTGACTTGGCCCCGAGCCGCCCGACTCCTGGCCCTGTCGATGGGTGCGAAGCTGGCCGACATCGAAGCCCCGAATGCGGCGCGGAAGGCCCGAGCGCTGGCCGATGAACGCCTGGCCCGACATCTCGAATCGGCTCGATTGTCGGACATCTCCGCCGATCGGGTTCAAGCCGCCCTGGCTGTCCTGCGAACCGAGGGACGATCAACCGAGACGATCAACGCCCATCTTCGGGCCGCCAAGGGATTCTCCCGATGGCTGTGGAAGGTGGCCCGCCGGATCAGGGATGACGCCCTGGCCCCCCTCTCCCTGATGAGTGCCGAATCGGATCGGCGCCACGAGCGTCGGGCGCTATCCGAGGCCGAAGCCGTCGCCCTGATCCAGGCCGCCGAACGTGGGGGCCTCGTGGGAGGGATGACCGGCCGCGATCGTGCCATGCTCTACCGGGTGGCCCTCGGGACCGGGTTCCGGGCCGGGGAGCTTCGCAGCCTGACCCCGGAAGGGTTCCGACTCGATTCTGACCCGCCTGTGATCGTCTGTGAGGCCGCCTATGCGAAGAACCGCCGCAAGGCGGAGCAGCCCATCACGAACGCTCTGGCCGCGATCCTGCGCCCCTGGATCGCTTCCAGGCCCCCCGGCCGCCCGGTGTTCGATACCATGCCGAAGCTGAAGACGGCCGCCATGCTCCGCGCCGATCTGGCCGAAGCCGGGATCGACTATCGGGACGCCTCGGGACGGGTGGCCGACTTCCATAGCCTGCGAGCAACCTACATCACCGCGATCGTCCGGGGTGGAGCGTCCGTCAAGACCGCGCAAACCCTGGCCCGACACGCCAGCCCCGTCCTGACGATCGGCCGCTACGCCCACGTCGCCATTCACGATCAGACGGCCGCCCTGGACGCCCTCCCTGACCTGACCACGCCCCCGCGCACCGAGGCCGCCCAAGCAACCGGAACCGATGGCCGCCCGGTGGAGACTGCTACCCAGAATGCTACCCACG
- a CDS encoding helix-turn-helix transcriptional regulator codes for MMKRPELPEALTMPEADTRFEAPTRPPVDRLALRLDEVAEAIGVSRRTIERERSAGRFPKPDRKIGKVSLWSVETIRAWIEGGGA; via the coding sequence ATGATGAAACGCCCCGAACTGCCCGAAGCCCTCACGATGCCCGAGGCCGACACGAGGTTCGAGGCCCCCACGAGGCCTCCCGTCGATCGCCTGGCCCTGCGATTGGATGAAGTCGCCGAAGCGATCGGCGTTTCTCGTCGCACGATCGAACGCGAGCGATCGGCCGGACGATTCCCGAAGCCCGATCGGAAGATCGGCAAGGTATCGCTCTGGTCTGTCGAGACGATTCGTGCCTGGATCGAAGGGGGTGGAGCATGA
- a CDS encoding YebC/PmpR family DNA-binding transcriptional regulator — protein MAGHSHAANVAARKNAVDAKRGKLFSKLCRAIYVAARTGGPDPVTNLRLRYAIDKAKSVSCPKDNIERSIKKATGELGAENYEEVVYEGYGPGGVAVLCEILTDNRNRTAGEVRRAFDICGGNLGSTGCVSYLFDYKGLFLVEATKVEEDRLMEIVLEAGADDLKRDGDYYVVTSDPKAFDDVRKALEDHEIPTESAETSYLPQTTVDLDVENGKKMLKLRDLLDDNDDVQNIYSNENIPEEAMAS, from the coding sequence ATGGCTGGTCACTCCCACGCCGCGAACGTTGCAGCCCGAAAAAATGCCGTCGATGCGAAGCGAGGCAAGCTCTTCAGCAAGCTCTGCCGAGCCATCTATGTAGCCGCCCGCACCGGTGGTCCCGATCCGGTCACAAATCTCCGCCTCCGTTACGCAATCGACAAGGCCAAGTCTGTCAGCTGTCCCAAGGACAACATCGAACGCTCGATCAAGAAGGCCACCGGCGAGCTCGGAGCCGAAAACTACGAAGAGGTCGTCTACGAAGGCTATGGCCCTGGTGGTGTGGCCGTCCTCTGTGAAATCCTGACCGACAACCGGAACCGCACGGCTGGAGAGGTCCGTCGCGCGTTCGACATCTGCGGCGGGAACCTTGGCTCGACCGGCTGCGTCAGCTATCTGTTCGATTACAAGGGACTCTTCCTCGTCGAGGCCACGAAGGTCGAAGAGGATCGGCTCATGGAGATCGTTCTCGAAGCCGGTGCCGATGACCTGAAACGCGATGGCGACTACTACGTCGTCACCAGCGATCCCAAGGCCTTCGATGACGTTCGCAAGGCCCTCGAAGACCACGAGATTCCCACCGAGAGCGCAGAAACAAGCTACCTGCCCCAGACCACCGTCGATCTCGATGTCGAGAACGGCAAGAAGATGCTCAAGCTCCGCGACCTGCTCGACGACAACGACGACGTTCAAAACATCTACAGCAACGAGAATATTCCCGAAGAAGCGATGGCGTCCTGA
- a CDS encoding prephenate dehydrogenase, whose translation MRQFGSVTIVGVGLIGGSIGLALRSRGLATRVIGLGRDRERLDEAERLGTIDEGTTELQRAVDQADIVVVCTPTDRIAEDVRTIATASRSQVLITDAGSTKRRIVEAVERDDRARSLFVGAHPLAGSERRGAIASRADLFEGRVCALTPTNRTPPDLLRLAESFWSSIGCRTVKLDPDLHDQALARTSHLPHIVAAALALSVPAEQLSLAAGAYRDGTRVAASDADLWVAIFLENPEHLQSALEDFQGSLDRFRLALRQGDREQLRSLWMEAKTLRSQFDPSPLPK comes from the coding sequence TTGCGACAGTTCGGGTCGGTGACGATTGTTGGCGTTGGCCTGATTGGCGGATCAATCGGGCTCGCCTTGCGAAGTCGGGGACTGGCGACTCGGGTGATCGGTCTGGGCCGTGACCGGGAACGACTCGACGAAGCGGAACGGCTTGGAACAATCGACGAGGGAACAACCGAGCTTCAACGAGCCGTTGATCAAGCCGACATTGTCGTCGTCTGCACCCCAACCGACCGGATCGCGGAGGATGTTCGAACCATTGCGACCGCAAGTCGTTCACAGGTCTTGATCACGGACGCCGGCAGCACCAAGCGCAGGATCGTCGAGGCCGTTGAGCGAGACGATCGGGCACGCAGCCTGTTCGTAGGAGCTCATCCTCTTGCAGGATCCGAACGTCGGGGGGCCATCGCGTCGCGAGCAGACTTGTTTGAGGGACGAGTCTGTGCCTTGACGCCGACGAATCGGACTCCTCCGGACCTCCTTCGCCTTGCCGAGTCATTCTGGTCGTCGATCGGTTGCAGAACAGTCAAGCTCGACCCTGATCTCCATGACCAGGCCCTGGCGCGGACGAGTCATCTTCCTCACATCGTTGCCGCAGCGCTCGCTTTGAGCGTCCCGGCCGAGCAGTTATCGCTGGCGGCAGGAGCTTACCGAGACGGGACCAGGGTGGCCGCATCCGATGCCGATCTTTGGGTTGCCATCTTTCTTGAGAACCCCGAACATCTTCAGTCGGCCCTTGAAGACTTCCAGGGATCGCTCGACCGCTTTCGACTCGCCCTTCGACAAGGAGACCGAGAACAACTCCGATCCCTTTGGATGGAAGCCAAGACACTTCGAAGCCAATTCGATCCTTCTCCGCTCCCAAAATAA
- a CDS encoding CHC2 zinc finger domain-containing protein, whose protein sequence is MIWTMTATGPPRGRIDWQELRDRIDLAAVATALMGEAPGRRGERGRRLWWPCPFHDDQNPSFAIDPSKPFWKCYGCNERGDAANLVMLVRSCSFPEAVKWLADFAGGAIPYHWSSDRAVIRSKPKAPPRPPSGPEGMTADEADRLVAEASDRLWSRSGADALDDLRSRGLDDEAIRAARLGFDPSVQATTRDGRPYRASGIVIPWVEQNRLSLIKVRQPEGRKPKYAEVYRHNPSLYVAAPILPGRPVIVTEGELDALLVSQQTAHLTCGVVTTGSASNRPDRATVARLLPAPVWIIATDADEAGDRLADAWVELAPGRCRRARPPGPGKDWTDAHAAGSGRVAYHLAPLVMTPPSWEELAEAESIDATETCLDAIANGFTFDDPDDLAEAEARCREKGEQP, encoded by the coding sequence ATGATCTGGACGATGACCGCAACCGGCCCGCCCCGAGGCCGGATCGACTGGCAGGAGCTTCGGGACCGGATCGACCTGGCCGCCGTCGCCACCGCCTTGATGGGAGAGGCCCCCGGCCGACGAGGCGAACGCGGCCGCCGGTTGTGGTGGCCCTGCCCGTTCCACGATGACCAGAACCCGAGCTTCGCCATCGACCCGAGCAAGCCGTTCTGGAAGTGCTACGGATGCAACGAACGGGGGGACGCTGCGAACCTCGTGATGCTGGTTCGATCGTGTTCCTTCCCCGAGGCCGTGAAGTGGCTGGCCGACTTCGCAGGGGGAGCAATCCCGTATCACTGGAGCAGTGATAGAGCAGTGATACGAAGCAAGCCGAAAGCCCCCCCAAGGCCCCCGAGCGGCCCCGAGGGGATGACCGCCGACGAGGCCGATCGACTCGTGGCCGAAGCCTCTGATCGTCTCTGGAGCCGTTCTGGAGCCGATGCCCTGGATGACCTGCGATCCCGTGGTCTGGATGACGAGGCGATCCGCGCGGCCCGCCTCGGGTTCGATCCCAGCGTTCAGGCCACGACGAGGGACGGACGCCCCTACCGGGCCTCGGGGATCGTGATTCCCTGGGTGGAGCAGAACAGGTTGTCGCTGATCAAGGTTCGCCAGCCCGAGGGACGGAAACCGAAGTACGCCGAAGTCTACAGGCACAATCCCTCCCTGTACGTCGCTGCTCCGATCCTGCCCGGCCGCCCGGTGATCGTGACAGAGGGGGAGCTAGACGCCTTGCTCGTCTCGCAGCAAACCGCCCACCTGACGTGTGGGGTGGTCACCACCGGATCGGCCAGCAACCGGCCCGATCGTGCGACGGTGGCCCGTCTGCTCCCTGCTCCGGTCTGGATCATCGCCACCGATGCCGACGAGGCCGGGGATCGGCTGGCCGATGCCTGGGTGGAGCTGGCCCCCGGCCGATGCCGACGAGCAAGGCCCCCCGGACCTGGGAAGGATTGGACCGACGCCCACGCCGCCGGATCTGGGAGAGTCGCCTACCACCTGGCCCCGCTGGTCATGACTCCGCCCTCGTGGGAGGAACTGGCCGAAGCCGAGTCGATCGACGCCACCGAAACGTGCCTGGATGCCATCGCCAACGGGTTCACCTTCGATGACCCTGATGACCTGGCCGAAGCCGAAGCCCGCTGCCGGGAGAAGGGGGAGCAGCCGTGA